In a single window of the Panulirus ornatus isolate Po-2019 chromosome 23, ASM3632096v1, whole genome shotgun sequence genome:
- the DCP1 gene encoding uncharacterized protein DCP1 isoform X1, whose translation MSSVLCMEQNRDSMRLSSVRRIDPHVLQIVDSANRTALYSYEQGGESWAKIDVEGTLMVYSRAAPPHHMVTIINRLNKSNFIEPLSFSCDIQVKPPYLLFKNAKGFIFGIWFSDADDVQRIASAIRDHMKSEPPPALQPAPNIMADPAIAVAGAPGGDIMSMLSRAHGEFESKRQEPRSIVNTATSASNDLVKPSPLRVQAGEQNTVADFFAKVSGAQAGGGIGGLHSPSGSGPPVSTANSSSATNPVLQKLFQGVAAVGGQAMVQLPAGAPVQGQQGVTNPIPIPNSSSQNHPSTLSSSVPGGAPISLQELEGRFKDNLRMSGQVKEEESSQLNQQQKQHQSFSQQLPHSEPSLLSPQVFTSSRTSEPTLSGTPPIDSPGPRTFPGLLTPGTTTAMDMRPLNGSQESLHDGIPGGSSQVTPLTQEQLVQAFTLLLKKDDFVRQLHEAYVQALNQSLKGCL comes from the exons ATGAGCAGTGTCTTAT GTATGGAGCAGAATCGAGACTCTATGCGACTGAGCTCTGTGCGCAGGATAGACCCCCATGTGTTACAGATTGTGGACTCTGCCAATCGCACGGCATTATACTCATATGAACAGGGTGGAGAGTCATGGGCGAAGATAGATGTAGAGGGCACTTTGATGGTCTACTCTCGGGCAGCCCCACCACATCACATGGTCACCATCATTAACAGACTGAACAAATCCAACTTCATAgaacctctctcattctcttgtGATATACAGGTCAAGCCTCCATACCTCCTCTTCAAGAATGCTAAAGGTTTTATTTTTGGGATATGGTTCTCAGATGCAGATGATGTACAGCGCATAGCATCTGCCATTCGAGATCATATGAAAAGTGAACCTCCACCTGCACTTCAACCTGCACCTAATATAATGGCTGACCCAGCCATTGCTGTTGCTGGTGCACCTGGTGGTGACATAATGAGCATGCTCTCTCGTGCTCACGGGGAATTTGAGAGCAAACGACAAGAACCACGCAGTATCGTTAACACTGCTACAAGTGCTAGTAATGACCTGGTTAAGCCATCACCTCTTAGAGTCCAAGCTGGGGAGCAAAATACAGTAGCAGATTTTTTTGCCAAAGTTTCAGGAGCACAGGCTGGTGGGGGAATAGGAGGCTTACATTCTCCTTCAGGTTCAGGGCCTCCAGTTTCTACTGCTAATTCCTCCTCAGCCACTAATCCTGTATTGCAGAAATTATTTCAGGGTGTAGCTGCTGTGGGTGGCCAAGCCATGGTTCAGCTTCCTGCTGGGGCCCCAGTACAAGGTCAGCAAGGAGTCACTAATCCTATTCCCATTCCTAATTCATCATCACAAAATCATCCATCTACATTATCATCAAGTGTTCCAGGGGGGGCTCCCATATCCTTGCAAGAGTTAGAAGGGCGCTTCAAAGATAATTTGAGAATGTCAGGTCAGGTAAAAGAGGAGGAGTCATCCCAACTTAATCAGCAGCAAAAACAGCATCAATCATTTTCTCAGCAGCTACCGCACTCTGAGCCATCCTTACTTTCACCACAGGTGTTTACAAGTTCACGTACCTCTGAACCCACTCTTAGTGGTACCCCTCCTATTGACTCTCCAGGTCCCCGCACTTTCCCAGGGCTGCTTACACCAGGCACAACAACAGCCATGGACATGAGACCGCTTAATGGGTCTCAAGAATCCCTGCATGATGGAATACCTGGTGGTTCATCGCAAGTGACTCCATTGACGCAGGAACAGTTGGTTCAGGCATTTACCTTGCTCCTTAAGAAAGACGATTTTGTTCGACAGTTGCACGAGGCTTATGTTCAGGCTTTAAATCAGTCTCTTAAAGGTTGTTTGTAG
- the DCP1 gene encoding uncharacterized protein DCP1 isoform X2 — protein MEQNRDSMRLSSVRRIDPHVLQIVDSANRTALYSYEQGGESWAKIDVEGTLMVYSRAAPPHHMVTIINRLNKSNFIEPLSFSCDIQVKPPYLLFKNAKGFIFGIWFSDADDVQRIASAIRDHMKSEPPPALQPAPNIMADPAIAVAGAPGGDIMSMLSRAHGEFESKRQEPRSIVNTATSASNDLVKPSPLRVQAGEQNTVADFFAKVSGAQAGGGIGGLHSPSGSGPPVSTANSSSATNPVLQKLFQGVAAVGGQAMVQLPAGAPVQGQQGVTNPIPIPNSSSQNHPSTLSSSVPGGAPISLQELEGRFKDNLRMSGQVKEEESSQLNQQQKQHQSFSQQLPHSEPSLLSPQVFTSSRTSEPTLSGTPPIDSPGPRTFPGLLTPGTTTAMDMRPLNGSQESLHDGIPGGSSQVTPLTQEQLVQAFTLLLKKDDFVRQLHEAYVQALNQSLKGCL, from the coding sequence ATGGAGCAGAATCGAGACTCTATGCGACTGAGCTCTGTGCGCAGGATAGACCCCCATGTGTTACAGATTGTGGACTCTGCCAATCGCACGGCATTATACTCATATGAACAGGGTGGAGAGTCATGGGCGAAGATAGATGTAGAGGGCACTTTGATGGTCTACTCTCGGGCAGCCCCACCACATCACATGGTCACCATCATTAACAGACTGAACAAATCCAACTTCATAgaacctctctcattctcttgtGATATACAGGTCAAGCCTCCATACCTCCTCTTCAAGAATGCTAAAGGTTTTATTTTTGGGATATGGTTCTCAGATGCAGATGATGTACAGCGCATAGCATCTGCCATTCGAGATCATATGAAAAGTGAACCTCCACCTGCACTTCAACCTGCACCTAATATAATGGCTGACCCAGCCATTGCTGTTGCTGGTGCACCTGGTGGTGACATAATGAGCATGCTCTCTCGTGCTCACGGGGAATTTGAGAGCAAACGACAAGAACCACGCAGTATCGTTAACACTGCTACAAGTGCTAGTAATGACCTGGTTAAGCCATCACCTCTTAGAGTCCAAGCTGGGGAGCAAAATACAGTAGCAGATTTTTTTGCCAAAGTTTCAGGAGCACAGGCTGGTGGGGGAATAGGAGGCTTACATTCTCCTTCAGGTTCAGGGCCTCCAGTTTCTACTGCTAATTCCTCCTCAGCCACTAATCCTGTATTGCAGAAATTATTTCAGGGTGTAGCTGCTGTGGGTGGCCAAGCCATGGTTCAGCTTCCTGCTGGGGCCCCAGTACAAGGTCAGCAAGGAGTCACTAATCCTATTCCCATTCCTAATTCATCATCACAAAATCATCCATCTACATTATCATCAAGTGTTCCAGGGGGGGCTCCCATATCCTTGCAAGAGTTAGAAGGGCGCTTCAAAGATAATTTGAGAATGTCAGGTCAGGTAAAAGAGGAGGAGTCATCCCAACTTAATCAGCAGCAAAAACAGCATCAATCATTTTCTCAGCAGCTACCGCACTCTGAGCCATCCTTACTTTCACCACAGGTGTTTACAAGTTCACGTACCTCTGAACCCACTCTTAGTGGTACCCCTCCTATTGACTCTCCAGGTCCCCGCACTTTCCCAGGGCTGCTTACACCAGGCACAACAACAGCCATGGACATGAGACCGCTTAATGGGTCTCAAGAATCCCTGCATGATGGAATACCTGGTGGTTCATCGCAAGTGACTCCATTGACGCAGGAACAGTTGGTTCAGGCATTTACCTTGCTCCTTAAGAAAGACGATTTTGTTCGACAGTTGCACGAGGCTTATGTTCAGGCTTTAAATCAGTCTCTTAAAGGTTGTTTGTAG